A DNA window from Trypanosoma brucei brucei TREU927 chromosome 10, whole genome shotgun sequence contains the following coding sequences:
- a CDS encoding EP2 procyclin (GPI-Anchor Signal predicted for Tb10.6k15.0030 by DGPI v2.04 with cleavage site probability 0.64800006 near 107) → MAPRSLYLLAILLFSANLFAGVGFAAAAEGPEDKGLTKGGKGKGEKGTKVQDEVEPEPEPEPEPEPEPEPEPEPEPEPEPEPEPEPEPEPEPEPEPEPEPEPEPEPGAATLKSVALPFAIAAVGLVAAF, encoded by the coding sequence ATGGCACCTCGTTCCCTTTATCTGCTCGCTATTCTTCTGTTCAGCGCGAACCTCTTCGCTGGCGTGGGATTTGCCGCAGCCGCTGAAGGACCAGAAGACAAGGGTCTTACTAAGGGAGGCAAAGGCAAAGGCGAGAAGGGAACCAAGGTCCAGGACGAAGTTGAgcctgaacctgaacccgaacctgaacctgaacccgaacccgaacccgaacccgaacctgaacctgaacctgaacccgaACCTGAACCCGAACCTGAACCCGAACCTGAACCCGAGCCGGAACCCGAGCcggaacctgaacctgaacctgaacctggtGCTGCAACGCTGAAGTCTGTTGCTCTTCCGTTTGCAATCGCGGCCGTTGGTCTCGTTGCCGCATTCTAA
- a CDS encoding EP1 procyclin precursor (GPI-Anchor Signal predicted for Tb10.6k15.0020 by DGPI v2.04 with cleavage site probability 0.64800006 near 119; identical to Procyclic form specific polypeptide B1-alpha precursor (Procyclin B1-alpha) (PARP). (Swiss- Prot:P08469) (Trypanosoma brucei), whose protein sequence is MAPRSLYLLAILLFSANLFAGVGFAAAAEGPEDKGLTKGGKGKGEKGTKVGADDTNGTDPDPEPEPEPEPEPEPEPEPEPEPEPEPEPEPEPEPEPEPEPEPEPEPEPEPEPEPEPEPGAATLKSVALPFAVAAAALVAAF, encoded by the coding sequence ATGGCACCTCGTTCCCTTTATCTGCTCGCTATTCTTCTGTTCAGCGCGAACCTCTTCGCTGGCGTGGGATTTGCCGCAGCCGCTGAAGGACCAGAAGACAAGGGTCTTACTAAGGGAGGCAAAGGCAAAGGCGAGAAGGGAACCAAGGTCGGCGCCGACGATACCAATGGCACTGACCCCGAccctgaacctgaacctgaacccgaacccgaacccgaacccgaacctgaacctgaacctgaacctgaacctgaacctgaacctgaacccgaACCTGAACCCGAGCcggaacctgaacctgaacccgaGCCGGAACCCGAGCCGGAACCTGAAcccgaacctgaacctgaacctggtGCTGCAACGCTGAAATCTGTTGCACTTCCGTTTGCAgtcgcggctgctgctctcgtTGCCGCATTCTAA